One window of the Triticum dicoccoides isolate Atlit2015 ecotype Zavitan chromosome 3B, WEW_v2.0, whole genome shotgun sequence genome contains the following:
- the LOC119274469 gene encoding putative receptor-like protein kinase At4g00960 isoform X1 codes for MSRGGFSVVSGGGASRWCLAVLASSLARPEMPPAAASWSWACCGRRRKSAGDGDGPGASGREGDQWTLFIDLPVLEAATAGFSDGNLLGRGGFGPVYKGVLDGGQEIAVKRLSLESRQGVREFLNEVRLLLKVQHRNLVSLLGCCAAAGHKMLVYPYFPNGSLDHILFDRKKRVQLDWPKRYQIILGLARGLLYLHEESPVKIIHRDIKASNVLLDEKLNPKISDFGMARLFLEDATHVNTFRISGTYGYMAPEYAMSGYLSTKTDVFSFGMLVLEIVSGRKNIDRHLGDEKIDLLNYTWKLSEEGRSLEIVDPGLSGWDAGEVAMCVQLGLLCCQAVVSDRPDMYSVHLMLSSDSFTLPKPGKPAVHGRVGRWKSATGSASSSGSGANTNTTFATDTTRASTLGNIAEDESRNSISISFTTEGR; via the exons ATGAGCAGGGGAGGCTTCTCcgttgtctccggcggcggcgcgtcgCGTTGGTGTTTGGCTGTGCTAGCTAGCTCGCTAGCCAGACCCGAGATGCCGCCGGCCGCCGCGTCGTGGTCGTGGGCGTGCTGCGGCCGCCGGAGGAAGAGCGCCGGGGACGGCGACGGCCCCGGCGCGTCGGGGCGGGAGGGGGACCAGTGGACTCTCTTCATCGACCTGCCCGTGCTGGAGGCCGCCACCGCCGGCTTCTCCGACGGCAACCTGCTCGGCCGCGGCGGCTTCGGCCCCGTGTACAAG gGCGTGCTGGATGGCGGGCAGGAGATCGCGGTGAAGCGGCTGTCGCTGGAGTCGCGGCAGGGGGTGCGGGAGTTCCTCAACGAGGTGCGGCTGCTGCTCAAGGTGCAGCACCGCAACCTGGTCTCCCTCCTCGGCTGCTGCGCCGCCGCCGGCCACAAGATGCTCGTCTACCCCTACTTCCCCAACGGCAGCCTCGACCACATCCTCTTCG ACAGGAAGAAGAGGGTGCAGCTAGACTGGCCAAAACGGTACCAAATAATCCTCGGACTAGCGAGGGGCCTCCTCTACCTCCATGAAGAATCCCCGGTGAAGATCATCCACAGGGACATCAAGGCGAGCAACGTGCTCCTCGACGAGAAGCTGAACCCCAAGATCTCGGACTTCGGCATGGCGAGGCTCTTCCTCGAAGACGCCACGCACGTGAACACGTTCAGGATCTCTGGCACATA TGGTTATATGGCCCCAGAGTATGCGATGAGCGGGTACTTATCGACCAAAACCGACGTTTTCAGCTTCGGGATGCTCGTGCTGGAGATCGTGAGCGGGAGGAAGAACATCGACCGGCATCTCGGCGACGAGAAAATCGACCTGTTGAATTAC ACATGGAAGCTGTCGGAGGAGGGCCGGTCACTGGAGATCGTGGACCCGGGGCTGTCCGGCTGGGACGCCGGCGAGGTGGCCATGTGCGTCCAGCTCGGGCTGCTGTGCTGCCAGGCCGTCGTGTCAGACCGGCCGGACATGTACAGCGTGCACCTCATGCTCTCCAGCGACTCCTTCACGCTGCCCAAGCCCGGGAAGCCGGCGGTCCACGGCCGGGTCGGCCGGTGGAAGAGCGCCACCGGCTCGGCGTCCAGCTCCGGCTCCGGCGCGAACACGAACACCACGTTCGCCACCGACACGACCAGGGCCTCCACGCTGGGGAACATTGCTGAAGATGAATCCAGGAACTCCATTTCCATATCCTTCACCACGGAGGGCCGGTAA
- the LOC119274469 gene encoding putative receptor-like protein kinase At4g00960 isoform X2 — translation MPPAAASWSWACCGRRRKSAGDGDGPGASGREGDQWTLFIDLPVLEAATAGFSDGNLLGRGGFGPVYKGVLDGGQEIAVKRLSLESRQGVREFLNEVRLLLKVQHRNLVSLLGCCAAAGHKMLVYPYFPNGSLDHILFDRKKRVQLDWPKRYQIILGLARGLLYLHEESPVKIIHRDIKASNVLLDEKLNPKISDFGMARLFLEDATHVNTFRISGTYGYMAPEYAMSGYLSTKTDVFSFGMLVLEIVSGRKNIDRHLGDEKIDLLNYTWKLSEEGRSLEIVDPGLSGWDAGEVAMCVQLGLLCCQAVVSDRPDMYSVHLMLSSDSFTLPKPGKPAVHGRVGRWKSATGSASSSGSGANTNTTFATDTTRASTLGNIAEDESRNSISISFTTEGR, via the exons ATGCCGCCGGCCGCCGCGTCGTGGTCGTGGGCGTGCTGCGGCCGCCGGAGGAAGAGCGCCGGGGACGGCGACGGCCCCGGCGCGTCGGGGCGGGAGGGGGACCAGTGGACTCTCTTCATCGACCTGCCCGTGCTGGAGGCCGCCACCGCCGGCTTCTCCGACGGCAACCTGCTCGGCCGCGGCGGCTTCGGCCCCGTGTACAAG gGCGTGCTGGATGGCGGGCAGGAGATCGCGGTGAAGCGGCTGTCGCTGGAGTCGCGGCAGGGGGTGCGGGAGTTCCTCAACGAGGTGCGGCTGCTGCTCAAGGTGCAGCACCGCAACCTGGTCTCCCTCCTCGGCTGCTGCGCCGCCGCCGGCCACAAGATGCTCGTCTACCCCTACTTCCCCAACGGCAGCCTCGACCACATCCTCTTCG ACAGGAAGAAGAGGGTGCAGCTAGACTGGCCAAAACGGTACCAAATAATCCTCGGACTAGCGAGGGGCCTCCTCTACCTCCATGAAGAATCCCCGGTGAAGATCATCCACAGGGACATCAAGGCGAGCAACGTGCTCCTCGACGAGAAGCTGAACCCCAAGATCTCGGACTTCGGCATGGCGAGGCTCTTCCTCGAAGACGCCACGCACGTGAACACGTTCAGGATCTCTGGCACATA TGGTTATATGGCCCCAGAGTATGCGATGAGCGGGTACTTATCGACCAAAACCGACGTTTTCAGCTTCGGGATGCTCGTGCTGGAGATCGTGAGCGGGAGGAAGAACATCGACCGGCATCTCGGCGACGAGAAAATCGACCTGTTGAATTAC ACATGGAAGCTGTCGGAGGAGGGCCGGTCACTGGAGATCGTGGACCCGGGGCTGTCCGGCTGGGACGCCGGCGAGGTGGCCATGTGCGTCCAGCTCGGGCTGCTGTGCTGCCAGGCCGTCGTGTCAGACCGGCCGGACATGTACAGCGTGCACCTCATGCTCTCCAGCGACTCCTTCACGCTGCCCAAGCCCGGGAAGCCGGCGGTCCACGGCCGGGTCGGCCGGTGGAAGAGCGCCACCGGCTCGGCGTCCAGCTCCGGCTCCGGCGCGAACACGAACACCACGTTCGCCACCGACACGACCAGGGCCTCCACGCTGGGGAACATTGCTGAAGATGAATCCAGGAACTCCATTTCCATATCCTTCACCACGGAGGGCCGGTAA